The window TTTTAGGGCTAGAGTGAAAGAGAGCTGAGAGCAAGAGAGGGAATTGAGTAAATGAGTAATACTAACAGCGACTGTGTCCCTTCAGTGTCCTTGTCGTGTCTcttccgtgtccttgccgtgtccgtcgcgtgtccttgccgtgtccacgtgtctggaaatatattaaaatactggacacttcatttggcgtgtcggatatggattttcgcgtgtccatGTCCGACACGCGACACGCAGGTCCAGGGGCGTGTCCGTGCTTCGTAGGTGCCAAATGCCTTTTCAAAACTAAAGCAAGATAATGAAACGATACACTCCCTTCGTCCTTTGAGTTTAcaccttaaaatttaaatatgtatGAGTTTTTTGAGttataagataaaaattaaaaaagatagtGAAAATATTATCATAGCACGAGTATTTTTAAGATGAATATAATATTCCTTAATGGCATATGTAGAAGTTTAAAAGTGTCCATGCCTTTTCTTTACATCATTGAACTAAAAAGACATAGGAGTAACTGATTTTACAATACGGTAATAATAAGCATACCTTGTAGAAGTACATCCATGAAGTACAAATacactttttctttaaaataaaataataataataataataattaattattattattattagttttttggaAAATGGAAAATTTCATACAAAGCCAAATTCAACTCAAAAATGAAGAGACCTAACAACCAATTCTATACTGCATCAGTATGAAGAAAAAACCAACCTTTGAGGAAGGGTTGAACCCACccacttaaaatatatatatatatatatatatatatatatatatatatatatatatatatatatatatatatagccaaGTTCTAGTGAGAACCAAgcatatatgagaaccgtgagaaccaatctccTTGATAAATATGTGTTACTTTTTAAcagaaaaggtgttacttttggacaaaaaaatgttacttttgttttataaaaaaaagttagtactttttaggaaaaaagtgttcttttaagaaaaaaaattatttttcagaaaaacaaACATACAAAATAACACGTTTTTTCCGAAAAGTAAcatctttttatgtgaaaagtaacacatttttatgagttttttttcagattttttttcttaaagtaacactttttttgcctaaaagtatcaCAAAAAtgagtaacacttttttgcctaaaagtagcaccttttagtaaaaaaagtaacacttttttgtcaggcagattggttctcacggttctcatataagaataGTTCTCACTTgcttcttcatatatatatatatatatatatatatatatatatatatatatatatatatatatatatatatatatatatatatatatatatatatatatatatatatatatatatatatatatatatatatatatatatatatatatatatatatcctagaGTTGTAACTTATGAAGCAACTGAATAAATGAGAATATATCATAAATTCAATAGAGGAAATCAatgacaaaaaattttaatttatttaaaccaAATTAAAGAAGGGATTCAAACAATATAACTGTTATAATATGAAGAAATcagcaaaaattaaaagatgCAATAACAAGCATTGAATTACTTAATCAAACATAAGAAATTGAAAAGACTCACAAAAGAAACaatttttaaacaaaacaaTCATAAATGGTAATGTTGAACAACAAATCAGATACCCTAGCAAAAGTAAGCTTAGTTTTGGAAAGCTTGTTACTAAATTCAAAAGGCTCACTCTTAAACTATGTTGAACATAAGGAATAGAGAGGAAATGGAAGGAAATGAAGAGATAAGGTTTTTCTCATATTGATACATATAGAAAAAAAACCAAAGGAAATTAAAAGGACAAACtcctttatatttttatacaaaacaaattttttcaTCATTGAAAAGATTTGACAAGAAAGATACTAATCTCCCTTTCCCTCTTCCTTGGTCTTCCTTTCCTTTCAAAAAGATTATTCAAACATAGTGTTATGGACGCATTTCATCTATCTTCTCATGGttaaaagtgacaaaaacattAGCCTACACCTCTAATGAATTTGCCAATTGCCACATCATCTTTTGAGACACATTCCATCTATGTTATGAGTTAAAAGCGACAAAAGCATTAGCCTACACCTCTAATGAATTTGCCACATTTATATCTTTTGACATATTCATATTATCTATCCTCATCTCGTCGAGTGATGAAGCAAacatacataataatatttatgtcttgtttattttttactttttttgaagGGAGTCCAAAACAAGTAATAAAACTAAAGCAAAAGAATCCAAACTAATGTAAACATATATCCAAGATAACTTAATTTATAAGGCCATGTGTAATCGAATTATAGGGTCAAACTCTATAGCTCTACATCTCCCCCACACAATACTTTCATCCACAtgtttcttttatgtttttttatttactacTCACAATACTTAATAAAGTAAAAAACTTAATAGCGCAAACTCAATGGCACGTAGAATGAAAGAGGGGGAACTAATACTCTACCATTAGTGTATCCTTATGGACCTCCAAAATCACAAAAATTCTAACGCAATGTTATTGTCTATCTAATTTAGTTTAATTGGTTTAAATTTTGAAAGAAGGAATCCAAGATTAAGGATGAGCCTTTCTTTTACATCATTAGCTCAATTTCCAAGCATGACTCACTACCAACAACTCCACATACCGAGGTGAAAAAAGACTTCTTTTTGAAAATTCGATACACATAGTTCCTTTATTATTCTGAATTTGCTACTGATAAAATGTCAGTAGCAAACTGTTACTGAGAGAGGGAGTCTTCAACTTGGGTCACTATACTCACTATCATTGCTCTTTGGCTATCTTGTAGTAAAAACCAATTTTTTCAGCAGCAAATCATAAAGAGAACGAAAAAGTAAAGATTACGGGAAAAAGATATGTCAAATGCCAGAAACCAACAATGCAGCCTATGCAGTTTTAAATGAATCCCAAGGGAAACTAATTTGTTTTACTCAACAAAAACCCTATTAATTTCCATATAATTTCCAGTTAGATACCCATCCTCCTATCCTCACACAAGTTTTACCAAGTGTACTTAATAGAACAATGTTAAACCTTATGTGTTGTTTTTACTCTATTCTCTTCCTCTCCCTCTTTCCTTCGCAATATAGCACATTTTCTGACAAAATCACAGTATTAAAGCCCCTTAAAGATCCCGAAACTTTAGTATCCAATAATGGTGTTTTCGAAATGGGGTTCTTTAGCCCTACAAATTCTACAAACCGTTATTTGGGGATTTGGTATGGTAAACTTTCTAAGAAGAGTGTTGTATGGGTTGCCAACAGGAACAACCCTCTGAATGATTCTTCTAGTGGGGCAATCAGAATCTCTGAAGACAGGAATCTTCAGGTTCTGAATGTGCGAAATGCGACAGTTTGGTCCACAGATGTTTTCCTCTCCAACCAAACTCATATGATCTCAGAAGCGCAGCTATTGGACTCTGGCAATCTTGTGTTGATGGGACCTGAGGGAAGGATCTTATGGCAGAGTTTTCAGTACCCTACTGATACAGCCTTGCCAAATATGAAACTTACTGTCAATAAGAATTCTGACATTATGCACATGTTACGAGCATGGAATGGCCCTTCAGACCCATCTTATGGACGGTTCTCCGTTGGCATTGATTCTTTTGCCTTGCCTCAAATTGTCATATTTGATGGTGATCGGCCCTATTGGAGGAGCGGTCCATGGAATGGCCGCATATTTAACGGGATACAAAATAATGAATCTGATGATTTCAGTGATGCAGCATTTATTCTTGAGAATGACAGGCTCAACGCCATTTCTTTAACATATTCTTATACAAATAAGTCATTGATATCAAACTATGATTTGAGTTATCAAGGAACTTTGACGCAGAAATGGTGGGATGAGAATAAAAGAGAATGGAAGATCGTGTGGGAAGCCCCAGAAACTCAGTGTGATATCTACGGCAAGTGTGGAGCATTTGGAATTTGTAATTCGATAAATTATCCAATTTGTCAGTGCATGAAAGGATTTGAACCCAAAAACAAGACGGAATGGAATATGGGTAATTGGAGAAACGGATGCATGAGAAGAGCACCATTTCAATGTAGAAGCAGAAGTGGAAAAAAAGAGGATTTTTTTGGGTATAAGGCGGTTAAGGTGCCAGACAATGCTGTCTGGTCAATGGGATTGGAAGAAAAAGAGTGCAAGAACCAGTGCTTGACGAATTGTTCATGTCTAGCTTATGTATTCGATTATGCTGCCGGATGTATGACATGGGACAAAGACTTGATTGACACTGAGCAATTGTCTACGGGTGGAATGGATCTTTACCTGAAACTTGCACGTTCAGAGCTAGGTAAATGTTTTTGCTCGTCTTACAAACCCAGATACGAGCTGTGATTTTTCATTTGTAAACGCATTTCGTCAGCAAAAAGCTTTAATTTAGAGCCTTGTTCATTATGGTTTGCAGGGAAGGACAGTAAAAATATAGCAGTCATTGTAGCAATAGGGAGCATAGGAGTAGCTACAATATTTACAGTTATATTCATTGTGTGGAGGTGGCAAGCCTTAAAGCAAGGTAGTGTTTACATAGTTGTATTGTGAAATGATCCTAAATCCATCAAAAAGTATCAATATAAAATTTACGCACTtactaaaaattttaattctgaagggaaaaaacttcaaaagaaacaaacgGAATCATATGATCTCGAAATAGATCAAGAAAAAGTTCAACTAGAAGAAGTtccatttttcattttcaaacaaGTGGCAGCAGCAACAAACAACTTCCATAAGAGTAACGAGCTAGGACGAGGTGGATTTGGTCCAGTTTACAGGGTAAATAAATATTTGACACATGCCTGTATGGTTGTACAATTAATCCATAATATAACTCTAAGAAATTAGAGGCACtcaaaaattatcattttgcaATCTATTTTTATAGGGAAAATTGGCAGATGGACAAGAGATCGCTGTGAAGAGACTTTCAAAAGCCTCAGGACAAGGTGTAAAAGAGTTTATGAATGAGGTGTCCGTGATTTCAAAACTTCAGCATAATAATCTTGTCAGATTACTGGGTTGCTGTGTGGAAGGAGAAGAGAAGATGTTGATATATGagttcatgccaaacaaaagcTTGGACTCgtttttgtttggtttgttGCATCACATTATTATAAATCATTTTACATACATTAATTAGTGCAAAACATCAAGTTCATTTTGTCACTTAAACATTCCTATTCAGATCCAATGAAGCAAGAACTACTACCTTGGAATAAACGCAATGCCATCATTCAAGGAATATGCAAGGGGCTCCAATACCTTCATAGAGATTCTAGAGTAAAGATCATTCATAGAGACCTCAAAGCAAGCAACATTTTGCTGGATCAGAACCTGAATCCAAAAATATCAGACTTCGGCATGGCAAGGATTTTTGGGGAAAAACAAGATGAAGATGACACCAGAAAGGTTGTTGGGACATAGTAAGTACACTGATACTCCTCATGCCCCCTAATCCCACTTCACTTTCGAACACTAAATATCATGATTTGGTTGGTGATTTAGTGGATATATGTCACCCGAATACGCAATTGAAGGACGATTTTCTGAAAAGTCAGATGTATTCAGCTTTGGGGTCTTGCTACTGGAGATCGTGAGTGGAAAAAGGAATAACCTCTTTTGGTATAAGGAGATGTCTTTGAGTCTGCTTGGATATGTAAGTATCTACTGACATAGTGACatacaataatattattctacacCTAAAATAGTAAAAAGGTTGAAATGTCATTTCTAATCATCATTTTTTCCATCTTCAATTCTCATAGGCATTTAAATTGTGGAACGAAAACAACATTatatcattcattgatccagcCATTGCTGTAACATGCTTCTTAGGAGAGATTCAGAAATGCATACAGGTGGGACTATTATGTGTGCAAGAATCCGTTCACGAGAGACCAACCATTTCTACTGTTATCTCAATGCTTCGTAGTGAAATAACAAATCTTCCACATCCAAAACAACCTGGCTTCACTTATACTCAAAAATCTAAGAATGTTGAATCATCCTCAAAAGAGACTCATCAAAGCTCATCAAAGTATTTTGTCTCTCTTACATGTTTGAGTGCCCG of the Amaranthus tricolor cultivar Red isolate AtriRed21 chromosome 6, ASM2621246v1, whole genome shotgun sequence genome contains:
- the LOC130814888 gene encoding G-type lectin S-receptor-like serine/threonine-protein kinase At1g11330 — translated: MLNLMCCFYSILFLSLFPSQYSTFSDKITVLKPLKDPETLVSNNGVFEMGFFSPTNSTNRYLGIWYGKLSKKSVVWVANRNNPLNDSSSGAIRISEDRNLQVLNVRNATVWSTDVFLSNQTHMISEAQLLDSGNLVLMGPEGRILWQSFQYPTDTALPNMKLTVNKNSDIMHMLRAWNGPSDPSYGRFSVGIDSFALPQIVIFDGDRPYWRSGPWNGRIFNGIQNNESDDFSDAAFILENDRLNAISLTYSYTNKSLISNYDLSYQGTLTQKWWDENKREWKIVWEAPETQCDIYGKCGAFGICNSINYPICQCMKGFEPKNKTEWNMGNWRNGCMRRAPFQCRSRSGKKEDFFGYKAVKVPDNAVWSMGLEEKECKNQCLTNCSCLAYVFDYAAGCMTWDKDLIDTEQLSTGGMDLYLKLARSELGKDSKNIAVIVAIGSIGVATIFTVIFIVWRWQALKQGKKLQKKQTESYDLEIDQEKVQLEEVPFFIFKQVAAATNNFHKSNELGRGGFGPVYRGKLADGQEIAVKRLSKASGQGVKEFMNEVSVISKLQHNNLVRLLGCCVEGEEKMLIYEFMPNKSLDSFLFDPMKQELLPWNKRNAIIQGICKGLQYLHRDSRVKIIHRDLKASNILLDQNLNPKISDFGMARIFGEKQDEDDTRKVVGT
- the LOC130815782 gene encoding G-type lectin S-receptor-like serine/threonine-protein kinase SD1-13; this encodes MSPEYAIEGRFSEKSDVFSFGVLLLEIVSGKRNNLFWYKEMSLSLLGYAFKLWNENNIISFIDPAIAVTCFLGEIQKCIQVGLLCVQESVHERPTISTVISMLRSEITNLPHPKQPGFTYTQKSKNVESSSKETHQSSSKYFVSLTCLSAR